The proteins below come from a single Phocoena sinus isolate mPhoSin1 chromosome 2, mPhoSin1.pri, whole genome shotgun sequence genomic window:
- the LOC116748914 gene encoding LOW QUALITY PROTEIN: uncharacterized protein LOC116748914 (The sequence of the model RefSeq protein was modified relative to this genomic sequence to represent the inferred CDS: substituted 1 base at 1 genomic stop codon), which yields MGQTMTTPLSLTLSHWTEVRARAHNLSVEVRKGKWQTLCTSEWPTFQTGWPPEGSFLLDKVGLVKSRVFNTGPHGHPDQIPYILVWEDLVLSPPPWVRPFVSSTGTSACAPAQSEILALKKTPDTEKSSAAPDPPKAIYPDLQSDLLLLDSPPPYPPALNPMSPLGPPASQPSAPVGPPVMAERGGPSAGTRSQRAVSPDSTALPLREYGPPDNHGNRPLQYWPFSSADLYNWKMHNPTFSKNPQALTALIESLVFSHQPTWDDCQQLLQTLLTTEERQRVLLEAKKNVLAANGQPTQLPNEIDAGFPLVRPNWDFNTPEGKEHLKMYRQALVAGLHGAARRPTNLAKVREVTQGPQESPTVFLERLMEAFRRFTPYDPTSEEHKATIAMAFIDQAAPDIRKKLQRLDGLQGFSLQDLVKEADKVYNKRETEEEREERKQKEQEAREVRXDKRQERHLSKILATVVRGGNSRDRNRQEGRTTDRRRPLDKDQCAYCKEKGHWARECP from the coding sequence atgggacaaactatgacgactcctctttctcttaccctaagccactggaccgaagttagggctagggcccacaacctttcggtagaagtaaggaaaggaaaatggcaaacgctgtgtacctctgagtggcctacatttcagacagggtggccacccgaaggatcttttttgttagataaggttgggctagtcaagtctagggtctttaacacaggaccccacggacacccagaccagataccatatatcttggtctgggaagatctagttctctccccgcctccgtgggtccggccctttgtttcctcaacaggcacgtctgcatgcgctccagcacaatcggagatattggccctgaagaaaaccccagacacggaaaagtcatctgctgccccggacccgccaaaggcgatatatcctgacctgcagtctgatttgcttcttctagattccccacctccttatcctccggccctaaatcccatgtcgcccctaggacccccagcttcacaaccctccgcaccagtagggccacctgttatggcggaaagggggggtccctcggcgggcaccagaagccagagggctgtttccccagattctactgctttaccccttagagaatatggcccccccgataaccacgggaatagaccccttcaatactggcccttttcctctgcagatctttataattggaagatgcataaccctactttctctaaaaacccacaggctcttactgctttaatagagtctcttgtcttctcccaccaacccacctgggatgattgtcaacagctcctccagactctcctcacaactgaggagaggcaacgggttctcctggaggctaaaaagaatgtgttagccgccaatggacaacctacccagttgcctaacgagattgatgccgggtttccactcgtcaggccgaattgggactttaataccccggaaggtaaggagcacctgaaaatgtatcgccaggctctggtggcgggtctccatggagcggccaggcgccccacgaatttggctaaggtaagagaggtaactcaggggccccaggaatcgccaaccgtgttcctagaacgcttaatggaggcttttagacgattcactccttacgatccaacctctgaggaacataaggccaccatagcaatggcctttattgaccaggcggcccctgatattagaaagaagttacaaaggctggatggtctacaaggtttctcccttcaggacttagtaaaagaggcagataaggtatataataagagggagacagaagaagaaagagaagaaagaaagcagaaggaacaagaggctcgtgaggtaagatgagataagaggcaagaaagacatttgagtaagatactggccactgtagtcagaggaggaaacagtagagacagaaatagacaggaagggcgaacaacggatagaaggcggccattagacaaggaccaatgtgcctactgtaaagaaaaaggtcattgggcaagagaatgccct